The following coding sequences are from one Acidobacteriota bacterium window:
- a CDS encoding AAA family ATPase, with protein MTTRPRLYTAIILDHLQRNRQMALVSGPRQVGKTTACRAAGDVYLNWDNADHRRTILRGPAALAQAAGLDHLRATPPVLVLDELHKHTKWKALLKGFFDTYGDRVRILVTGSSRLDLYRRGGDSLMGRYLLYRMHPWSVGELLRPHVPDRIVQPAASIDQEEWQALCDHGGFPEPFLRRDLRFSRRWRSLRQEQLSREDLRDVAHVQDLGTMETLMTLLAERSSHQLVYAALANQINVSVDTVKRWIDILGRLHYGFTIRPWFRNVTKALRKEPRWFLRDWSGIADPGDRAETMVGCHLLKAVEGWTDLGFGDFELRYLRDKAKREVDFVVVRDRKPWFLVEVKRSDAALSPALAHFQAQTRADHAFQVVVDLPFQPVDCFAESHPCVVPARTLLSQLL; from the coding sequence ATGACCACTCGTCCACGGCTCTACACCGCCATCATCCTCGACCACCTTCAACGAAACCGTCAGATGGCCCTTGTGAGCGGTCCGCGCCAGGTGGGCAAGACCACCGCATGCCGAGCGGCCGGCGACGTCTATCTCAACTGGGACAACGCCGACCACCGGCGGACGATCCTGCGCGGCCCCGCCGCGCTGGCCCAAGCCGCAGGGCTGGATCATCTTCGCGCCACCCCGCCCGTACTGGTTCTGGACGAGCTGCACAAACACACGAAATGGAAGGCGCTGCTGAAGGGCTTCTTCGATACCTATGGCGATCGCGTCCGAATACTGGTCACCGGCAGCTCGCGTCTTGATCTCTACCGCCGTGGCGGCGATAGCCTCATGGGTCGCTACCTGCTATACCGCATGCATCCCTGGTCGGTGGGCGAACTGCTTCGCCCGCACGTGCCCGACCGGATTGTCCAGCCGGCCGCGTCCATCGACCAGGAGGAATGGCAAGCCCTGTGCGACCATGGCGGATTTCCCGAGCCGTTCCTGCGCCGAGATTTGCGGTTTTCGCGGCGGTGGCGGTCTCTGCGGCAGGAGCAACTTTCCAGGGAGGACCTGCGCGACGTGGCGCACGTCCAGGACCTCGGCACGATGGAGACGCTCATGACCCTCCTGGCCGAGCGGAGCAGCCACCAACTCGTCTACGCCGCGCTGGCCAACCAGATCAACGTGTCGGTGGACACCGTAAAACGGTGGATCGACATCCTTGGCCGCCTGCACTATGGATTTACCATCCGCCCGTGGTTCAGGAACGTGACAAAGGCGCTGCGCAAGGAACCCAGGTGGTTCCTCCGCGACTGGAGCGGCATCGCCGACCCGGGCGATCGCGCCGAGACGATGGTGGGGTGCCATCTGCTAAAGGCCGTGGAAGGTTGGACAGATCTGGGATTCGGCGACTTTGAACTCCGCTACCTGCGCGATAAGGCGAAACGCGAAGTCGACTTCGTCGTGGTGCGTGACCGCAAGCCGTGGTTCCTGGTTGAGGTGAAGCGCAGCGATGCCGCGCTCTCGCCGGCGCTGGCCCACTTCCAGGCGCAGACGCGCGCGGACCATGCCTTTCAGGTGGTCGTGGACCTGCCCTTCCAGCCCGTTGATTGCTTCGCAGAGTCCCATCCCTGCGTCGTCCCGGCCCGGACGCTGCTCAGTCAACTGCTCTGA
- a CDS encoding ATP-binding protein gives MDPITNPFAPGAGTPPPELAGRDDLRETVRVAIERVRRGLPTKSLLMVGLRGVGKTVLLDRMRNDAEGAGIQTLRVEAPEGRSLPAILAPQLRQALLRLSRNEQAKDLAQRALRALAGFAKALKVKYDDIEVGLDFDPEPGLADNGDLEHDLQALLESAGLAAQKAGTAMAIFVDELQYVREAELAALITALHRTAQGRLPVVLIGAGLPQLRGRMGRAKSYAERLFDFPEIGPLTPDAARLAIAKPAKDQGVEVTHEALDGIVKETRGYPYFVQEWGKHAWDVAGRSPITIEDVEDASKSAIAALDESFFRVRFDRLTPAEKKYLRAMAELGPGPHRSGDIAGSLRREVTSLGPTRNQLIAKGMIWSPHHGDTAFTVPLFDEFMRRIMPGDDWEN, from the coding sequence GTGGACCCGATTACGAATCCCTTCGCCCCTGGTGCAGGCACGCCGCCTCCCGAACTCGCAGGCCGCGATGATCTACGCGAAACCGTTCGCGTGGCCATCGAGCGCGTACGCCGAGGTCTACCCACGAAGAGCCTCTTGATGGTGGGGCTTCGAGGGGTGGGCAAGACCGTGTTGCTCGATCGGATGAGAAATGACGCCGAAGGGGCTGGCATTCAAACCTTGCGCGTAGAAGCACCTGAAGGTCGTTCGCTGCCGGCAATTCTCGCCCCGCAATTGCGTCAGGCCCTGTTGAGGCTTTCTCGGAACGAGCAAGCCAAGGACTTGGCTCAACGGGCGCTTCGAGCGCTAGCAGGATTTGCCAAGGCCCTGAAGGTGAAATATGACGACATCGAGGTGGGATTGGACTTTGATCCCGAACCTGGCCTCGCTGACAACGGCGACTTGGAGCATGACCTGCAAGCGCTGCTGGAATCGGCTGGATTGGCCGCACAGAAGGCCGGAACGGCCATGGCGATCTTTGTGGACGAATTGCAGTATGTAAGAGAGGCGGAACTCGCGGCCCTCATCACCGCACTGCATCGCACAGCGCAGGGACGGCTTCCTGTCGTGTTGATCGGCGCAGGGCTGCCGCAGTTGAGGGGCCGAATGGGTCGCGCCAAGTCCTATGCGGAACGACTGTTTGATTTTCCTGAGATCGGTCCACTGACTCCCGACGCAGCGAGACTCGCCATCGCAAAACCGGCGAAAGACCAGGGCGTCGAGGTGACGCATGAGGCATTGGACGGCATCGTAAAAGAGACCCGCGGCTACCCCTATTTTGTGCAGGAGTGGGGTAAACATGCGTGGGACGTCGCCGGCCGGTCCCCGATCACGATCGAGGACGTTGAAGACGCCTCGAAATCTGCCATTGCCGCACTCGACGAGAGTTTCTTTCGCGTCAGATTTGATCGGCTCACGCCTGCCGAGAAGAAGTACCTCCGAGCGATGGCTGAACTCGGTCCCGGCCCACATCGGTCAGGAGACATCGCTGGATCGCTGCGACGTGAAGTGACCTCGCTCGGTCCGACGAGGAACCAGTTGATCGCCAAGGGCATGATCTGGAGTCCGCACCACGGTGACACGGCCTTCACCGTCCCCCTGTTCGACGAGTTCATGCGCCGGATCATGCCCGGTGACGACTGGGAGAATTAG
- a CDS encoding DUF5615 family PIN-like protein, with translation MKLWIDAQLPPALAAWIAGRFDVEASNLDAIGLRHADDARIFAALREAGHVIVSKDEDFVDMVTRLGPPPQVLWVTCGNVTNRMLHTILVASLPNGLDLLQRGEPIVEIAGS, from the coding sequence GTGAAACTGTGGATCGACGCCCAGCTGCCGCCGGCCCTTGCCGCTTGGATCGCGGGCCGGTTCGATGTTGAAGCCAGCAACCTCGACGCGATTGGCCTCAGGCACGCCGACGACGCACGAATTTTCGCCGCGCTCCGCGAGGCTGGTCACGTGATCGTCTCCAAGGATGAGGATTTCGTCGACATGGTCACCAGGCTCGGCCCACCGCCGCAAGTCCTTTGGGTCACCTGTGGTAACGTCACGAACCGCATGCTTCACACGATACTTGTGGCGAGTTTACCGAACGGCCTGGACCTGCTCCAGCGCGGTGAACCGATCGTGGAGATTGCGGGATCCTGA
- a CDS encoding DUF433 domain-containing protein, translated as MDSIELLARITQDPGRCGGRPTVRHLRIRVSDILEMLAAGVSADEILADFPDLEPDDVPACLLFAARRTAIPRAAA; from the coding sequence ATGGACTCAATTGAGCTCCTCGCAAGAATCACGCAGGACCCAGGTCGATGTGGAGGCCGGCCTACCGTGCGGCACCTCAGGATCCGCGTGAGCGACATTCTCGAGATGCTTGCTGCGGGTGTGTCGGCTGACGAGATTCTGGCCGATTTTCCCGACTTGGAACCCGACGACGTCCCCGCGTGCCTGTTGTTTGCCGCTCGTCGCACGGCGATCCCTCGGGCTGCTGCGTGA
- a CDS encoding ATP-binding protein — MDFLDRRNELDRLDGLVARRAAGLVAVWGRRRVGKTRLLTQWCHRHNGVYTVADQSAEPVQRRYFAEAIAGRLQGFSDSDYPGWLPLLRRLSRDARTANWRGPLVLDEFPCLVASSPTLPSILQNWIDQESSSGGLLVAIAGSSQRMMQGMVLDASAPLYGRALEAFPLQPLPAGWIGQALGLDEPAKMVQAYTVWGGIPRYWELAEPFHVNLDQAVEKLVLDPLGPLHREPDRLLLEEMPSAVALRPLLDVIGSGAHRLSEIAGRLGQPATSLSRPLGRLVDLGLVQREIPFGRSEKSSRRTIYRIADPFFRFWFHVVAPHRATLASAPHGARLAVWQRLKDALEAETWETLCRSAVPRLPALCEDTKPDDTWMPGRRWWQGREPEWDVVSTTTGGHATLVGEVKWSSKPLGHAEIERLARALLARPLPPGLLPQTRRVLFVPRPAPSATVTNHGVHVIDAEAVMKALV; from the coding sequence ATGGACTTCCTCGACCGTCGGAATGAACTCGACCGCCTGGACGGGTTGGTCGCGCGCCGCGCGGCGGGCCTGGTCGCCGTGTGGGGACGCCGTCGCGTCGGCAAAACCCGTCTGCTGACGCAGTGGTGCCATCGCCACAACGGGGTCTACACCGTCGCCGACCAGTCGGCCGAGCCGGTTCAACGGCGCTACTTCGCCGAGGCGATCGCCGGGCGACTGCAAGGGTTCAGTGACAGCGACTATCCGGGTTGGCTGCCACTGCTGCGCCGCCTCTCGCGAGACGCCCGCACGGCGAACTGGCGCGGGCCGCTGGTGCTCGACGAGTTTCCCTGCCTCGTGGCGTCTTCGCCAACACTGCCCAGCATCCTGCAGAACTGGATCGACCAGGAGTCGTCTTCGGGCGGCTTGCTGGTGGCGATTGCCGGCTCGAGTCAGCGCATGATGCAGGGGATGGTGCTGGACGCCAGCGCCCCGCTCTACGGGCGCGCGTTGGAGGCGTTCCCCTTGCAGCCGCTTCCTGCCGGTTGGATCGGACAGGCGCTGGGACTGGACGAGCCGGCGAAGATGGTGCAGGCCTATACCGTGTGGGGAGGGATCCCGCGTTACTGGGAACTCGCCGAGCCCTTCCACGTCAACCTGGACCAGGCGGTGGAAAAGCTCGTGCTGGATCCGCTTGGGCCGCTCCATCGGGAACCCGATCGCCTCCTGCTGGAAGAGATGCCGTCCGCAGTCGCGCTGAGACCTCTTTTGGACGTCATTGGCAGCGGGGCCCACCGTCTCTCCGAGATCGCCGGACGCCTTGGCCAGCCCGCCACGTCCCTCAGCCGCCCGCTGGGTCGGCTGGTCGACCTGGGCCTGGTGCAACGGGAGATCCCCTTTGGTCGGTCCGAAAAGAGCAGTCGCCGCACGATCTATCGAATTGCTGACCCGTTCTTCCGATTCTGGTTCCACGTGGTTGCGCCCCATCGCGCAACGCTGGCAAGTGCCCCGCACGGCGCCCGGCTGGCCGTGTGGCAGCGGCTGAAAGACGCCCTCGAGGCCGAGACGTGGGAAACGCTGTGCCGAAGCGCGGTGCCAAGACTGCCCGCCCTGTGTGAAGACACGAAGCCGGATGACACATGGATGCCTGGCAGACGCTGGTGGCAGGGCCGCGAACCGGAGTGGGATGTGGTATCGACAACCACCGGTGGACACGCCACGCTGGTCGGAGAGGTGAAGTGGTCCAGCAAGCCACTTGGCCATGCCGAAATCGAGCGCCTGGCCCGGGCGCTGCTTGCCCGACCCTTGCCACCGGGATTGCTCCCGCAGACGCGGCGCGTTCTGTTCGTGCCCAGGCCGGCGCCGAGTGCGACGGTCACCAACCATGGCGTGCATGTGATCGACGCCGAGGCCGTCATGAAGGCTCTCGTGTGA
- a CDS encoding nucleotidyl transferase AbiEii/AbiGii toxin family protein gives MNDLVRQMIARHRPITPADHVTALREVLQELALLGLWRNKFYEHAAFYGDTALRVLHGLDRFSEDLDFSLLAPTPGFALARYMAAVETELRAFGFDVRAHEKPGSTRRSAIHSAFLKTHTLRELVSINAPETITRTIHRDQVLTIKIEVDTDPPPGFDTDVRYLLSPIPFAVRVYGLPDLFAGKMHALLCRRWKTRVKGRDWYDLVWFAARHPELHLAHLEARMVQSGHWPLEQALNATEWRRLMDRAIDTLNLEQARADVLPFVPDPNALTLWSRAFFHDVTRRIVLV, from the coding sequence GTGAATGACTTGGTCCGCCAGATGATCGCTCGCCACCGGCCCATCACGCCGGCCGACCATGTCACGGCGCTTCGCGAAGTGCTGCAGGAACTGGCGCTGCTCGGACTCTGGCGCAACAAGTTCTACGAGCACGCGGCGTTCTACGGTGACACGGCGCTGCGCGTCCTGCACGGACTCGATCGGTTCTCGGAAGATCTCGACTTCTCGCTCCTGGCGCCCACCCCGGGGTTCGCACTCGCGCGCTACATGGCCGCCGTCGAGACGGAGTTGCGCGCCTTTGGCTTCGACGTCCGCGCACACGAAAAGCCCGGATCGACCCGCCGTTCGGCGATCCACTCTGCCTTCCTCAAGACGCACACGCTGCGCGAGCTCGTTTCGATCAACGCACCCGAAACCATCACCCGCACGATCCACCGAGATCAGGTGCTGACGATCAAGATCGAGGTCGACACCGACCCTCCGCCCGGATTCGACACCGACGTGCGATACCTACTGTCGCCGATTCCGTTTGCGGTTCGCGTCTACGGGCTGCCGGACCTGTTCGCGGGCAAGATGCACGCGCTGCTGTGCCGCCGGTGGAAGACTCGCGTCAAAGGGCGCGACTGGTACGACTTGGTGTGGTTTGCCGCGCGCCACCCGGAACTGCATCTGGCGCATCTGGAGGCACGCATGGTGCAGAGCGGTCATTGGCCCCTGGAGCAGGCCCTTAACGCGACCGAGTGGCGCAGGTTGATGGACCGCGCGATCGACACGCTCAATCTCGAACAGGCGCGAGCGGACGTATTGCCGTTTGTGCCGGATCCAAACGCGCTCACACTGTGGTCGCGGGCGTTCTTCCACGACGTCACCCGACGCATCGTCCTGGTCTAA
- a CDS encoding DUF4143 domain-containing protein — MVTVLPPMTDAEREDWSNASAGELLRPHVPDRIVQPAASIDQEEWQALCDHGGFPEPFLRRDLRFSRRWRSLRQEQLSREDLRDVAHVQDLGTMETLMTLLAERSSHQLVYAVLANQINVSVDTVKRWIDILGRLHYGFIIRPWFRNVTKALRKELRWFLRDWSGIADPDAAQSSGSGTLGHLR; from the coding sequence ATGGTGACCGTGCTACCGCCCATGACGGACGCGGAGCGCGAGGACTGGTCGAATGCGTCGGCGGGCGAACTGCTTCGCCCGCACGTGCCCGACCGGATTGTCCAGCCGGCCGCGTCCATCGACCAGGAGGAATGGCAAGCCCTGTGCGACCATGGCGGATTTCCCGAGCCGTTCCTGCGCCGAGATTTGCGGTTTTCGCGACGGTGGCGGTCTCTGCGGCAGGAGCAACTTTCCAGGGAGGACCTGCGCGACGTGGCGCACGTCCAGGACCTCGGCACGATGGAGACGCTCATGACCCTCCTGGCCGAGCGGAGCAGCCACCAACTCGTCTACGCCGTGCTGGCCAACCAGATCAACGTGTCGGTGGACACCGTAAAACGATGGATCGACATCCTTGGCCGCCTGCACTATGGATTTATCATCCGCCCGTGGTTCAGGAACGTGACAAAGGCGCTGCGCAAGGAACTTCGGTGGTTCCTCCGCGACTGGAGCGGCATCGCCGACCCGGACGCTGCTCAGTCCTCCGGCTCAGGTACTTTGGGTCACCTGCGGTAA